The following proteins are co-located in the Acanthochromis polyacanthus isolate Apoly-LR-REF ecotype Palm Island chromosome 7, KAUST_Apoly_ChrSc, whole genome shotgun sequence genome:
- the vsig8b gene encoding V-set and immunoglobulin domain-containing protein 8b, with protein MEPAFMRLKVAALLLITIQLKTEALQVTSSGPQTIQKAQGVTVILGCTYTPGPEDTGELDIEWSNVSPDMTQKDQLLIEYSGGQTHHYGDPSLSKRLSFVTDPKLGDASISISDVKLSDTATYQCKVKKSPGVDMRKVTLVVMVPPSVPKCWVEGGEERGGTVSLHCKSSQGSTPLSYVWRRESGGAMPSTATQDSQSGELLIRNHTDNNIGSYMCEAKNAVGTAQCKYALHAYNPTNKVGVIVGAVIGALLLLLLLLLLIWLLICCCHKRRYEKEVANELREDVQAPESRPSSRHSSLRSVLGYRTHPGVQHSSERKNLSSVSESGPIFTGESNAVDRPAYLKYDHKYGYPV; from the exons ATGGAGCCTGCGTTTATGAGGCTAAAGGTGGCTGCGCTGCTTCTGATAACAATTCAGCTGAAGACAG AGGCGCTGCAGGTGACATCCTCGGGACCGCAGACTATCCAAAAGGCTCAAGGAGTGACCGTCATCCTGGGGTGCACCTACACCCCCGGCCCCGAAGACACAGGAGAGCTGGACATCGAGTGGTCCAACGTCAGCCCGGACATGACGCAGAAAGACCAGctg CTCATAGAATATTCAGGCGGCCAGACGCACCACTACGGCGACCCCAGCCTCTCCAAAAGGCTCAGTTTCGTAACAGACCCCAAGCTTGGAGACGCTTCAATCTCTATCTCAGACGTGAAGCTCTCGGACACGGCCACATACCAGTGCAAAGTCAAGAAGTCGCCTGGTGTCGACATGAGAAAAGTCACTCTGGTGGTGATGG TTCCCCCATCAGTGCCTAAGTGCTGGGTTGAAGGTGGTGAGGAGAGAGGCGGCACAGTCTCCCTCCACTGCAAATCCTCTCAGGGGTCCACTCCCCTCAGCTATGTGTGGAGGAGGGAGAGCGGAGGGGCAATGCCATCCACTGCTACCCAAG ACTCTCAGAGCGGGGAGCTTTTGATAAGGAACCACACAGACAACAACATTGGGAGCTACATGTGTGAGGCCAAAAATGCTGTGGGCACAGCGCAGTGTAAATATGCACTGCATGCATACAACC CTACCAACAAAGTGGGCGTCATAGTTGGTGCAGTGATCggtgctctgctgctgctcctcctgctcctcctgctcATCTGGCTCCTGATCTGTTGCTGCCACAAGCGTCGCTATGAGAAAGAGGTCGCAAATGAATTAAG GGAGGACGTCCAGGCCCCAGAGAGCAGGCCCTCCAGCCGGCACTCCAGCCTGCGCTCGGTGCTGGGGTATCGCACTCACCCCGGTGTGCAGCACAGCTCTGAGAGGAAGAACCTGTCCAGTGTCAGCGAATCAGGACCCATCTTCACAGGAGAAAGTAATGCAGTGGACAGACCTGCTTATCTCAAATACGACCACAAATATGGATACCCCGTCTAA